ttatttttatatatttctcaTTCTATTTTCTATCAAAGGTTAATTGTTTTCCCattgttcataaataaaaatattttttctatcctccTTATAATTTAGAATATATGTAATTTATCACATGAATTATGAATCATTCATGGCTTTAATAGTTGACCAAATGTGAATCACATGTAGATATTATTTCTTAAAAAcaagaaacaaaattaaaaaaaataaaaataaatgcatCATACAAGTGTCCaaatttaaagaatatatatatatatatatatatatatatatatatatatatatatatatatatatatatatatatatatatatatatatatatccagcgCATGATAGCAACCAAAACTAATTTGTATGCCTTTAGCGTCCCCCTTCTCTCGCTGCACACCGCGGTTGGGAGTGAAGCCTGTGAGACCGCGTACGAGCAAACACCTGCGGACGCAGAAGCTTAGCCGCGGCGAGGGGGGGCGATCACGCCGGCTCAAGCGGTGGACGGAGGCCTCCGGCGGTCGCGGAGTGGAGTGTGGTTGGTCCTGGGACTCTGAGACCATTCGCAGTGCCCCAGCTTTGTACCCGATCTTTACCCTCGTCGTTCGACCTGGATTCCTTTGTACTGCTCCGTCCTCGCTTTTGTTTTGCTTTCCCCTGCATTTCGGACCCCGATCTCGATTCTGGAGCTGGGTGGATCGCGGTCCGTGGGGGAATGCAGCTTTCCGCGGCGGATTTTGGCGTTGGATTTTGTTTCCTGGGCTAAAAAATTGAGCCTTTTGTGCGATCTTCTCGTGTCTTTTTGTGTTGCCACTGTTCCTCAATAGTTCGGTTGGTTGATTGATGTGCCTCGTAGAACGagttttatgtatgatgattcttttgCTCACTTTTTGGGAAAAGATGTGATTTTTCGTGGTTCTCCGCTTAATAACCTTGGTTTCTTTTGGTTCGGTGAAGATATTGGAGCTCTGTTAGCATTCGACTCGATTTGGACTCGGCTTCTTCTAGTCACTCTCCTGGTGATCTATTCgctatttttttcttctaattgtCCAATTTGCTCACAAAAATGCCCTTCTTACTGTCAAATTCCAGCAGCCGTGTGGTGTTCTTTGGTTTTGCGTTCTTTCTCTGTGCTTAAAACCTTGCTATAAGTGCTCTCCTGCTTCCTTTTCGTATCTTTCAACCTTATATCCTGCCTTTTGGTTCACAGTTATGCCTTTTCTCCTACCATTCTTCTTCCTTATTTTGTCAGTTGTCTTTCTTTTCTGGCAAAGTTTTGTGCTTTAGGGCTTTTATTGGAGGCCATTTTCGGAGAACATTATTGGAGGGATCTGGACACAAAGTTGTGGTGCTTATTCTTTCAAGCAAAATttgatttttgttgttgttgttatcgaTGATGATATCTTTGGTTGTAAATGCAGAATCAATGCTTTCTTCTCCTGCATTGCTTAAAATGCCTGCTGCTTTTATCTGGTCTTTCCATTTATTTGGTTCCTGATTCTTGTTTCCTTCTCTTAGCCTGGATAGTGGTCCTGGATCTTGGCTAATTTTATATGTGTTCATCCTTGTCTCTATCTCAGGCACCTCAATGAGCGGTTTTCTACTATGAATGGGAAGAGTGATTAACACATTTGACTTGAGTGCCGGCATGGATCGATCCAAACTACTTGCCGAGAGACCACAAAGAGATGGTATTTCTTTTACCTGATCAAAATGAGCTATGAGTTCTTGCATCTTCATCGAGGAAGACAGTTCATATCGCATAATGCTTTGTCGTCATCCGTTTACAATGTTTTTGTGTCTTGCACCATTGGCAATGTTGATCCAGGTCTAGTATAGTTGTTCAATATTTCAGCTGCTATTGATATGGAGTAAGTTCATTTCTTGTGTTCTGCAGTGATCAGAAATTGTTCTCATGTGGTAACCAAGCCAATATATCCTGTTGAAATGGAGATAGAAGGAAAACAAGTAAGAAAATCACTCTTGATTATTAACTGTGAAGCCATCCATTTATATCGACTCAAAACAATTCTTTTACTCTAGTCTAATTTGCATCTATCCACAGATAATAAGTGAACAAAGGATCAGTTCCCCAAACAAGAAATCAGGTGGAACAACAATCAAGATGCTTATGGCACAGGAGATCTATGATGATACAGAGTCTAGACACAACCCACCAAGTGTTGTCGCCAGACTGATGGGCCTCGATTCCACACCATTCCAGCAATCAGACACGGTCGATGGAAAAATAAGAAACAATGACTATTTATGCAATGGTTTGACAGGAGAATTTCAACATCATCAGCAGCAGGAATGTGAGATTAGGTCTTTCTCCCATGAAAAGGACTGTAGAGATGTATATGAAGTGTGGCAACAACCATCCAAGAATATTTTGGTTAAAGAGCAATCTCCACAGAAGGTAAAATATGATGAGAATTCGTATCAAAGGAGAATGACCCTTGTTCAGAAGAAGTTTATGCAAGCAAAACAGTTGGCCACTGATGGAAAGCTTCTTGACTCTAAGGAGTTCCAGGATGCAGTTGAGGTTCTGAATTCTAACAGAGACTTATTTCTCAAATTTCTGGAAAAACCAAACTCACTATTTAAAAAGCATCTCTTCGAGCACCAGAGCTTCCCTTTACCTTCTCCGACTACTAGTGTAACTGTACTGAAACCTTCCAACACCACGGAGAGGAAAGGTAACAAAAGCATGGCAAGACAACTGCTAAGAGATTCCGATGGAAGTGTTAGAAAAGTGAATAAGCATTTTTGGAGCTCTAGTTTTTCTGGGCCAAAAGGTCAGAACTTTTCCCAACAAACAAGGATAGTTGTTTTGAAGCCTAGCCCTGGAAAGCCCTATAACACAAAGACCAAGCTTTCAAACAATTCACCAACAATGTCGGGTGGGCAAAATTCTACTGGAGCTCTAGCAACTGATGAATTGGTAAGTTCAAGAGAAATATCCAAGGGGATAACTTGTCGGATGGGAGAAAGCCTGAATAGCAACATAAGGGATGAACCCTTGTTCTCCTCAACACCATTGAATGGATATATCGGGGATGAGAACTCATTCAACAGGTCAGACGGTGAGGACATAGAAGATGAGGTTGGCAGTCTAAGAGACTCCAAGATTGCAAGTCCAGCCACAGTGTATTCTTGTGATTACATCAATAAAATTGGTAGTCCTTTCTCAGCCTTATCCTTCTCTCGAGCATCTCACTCATCTGAATCATCTGTTTTTACAGAAGCTAAGAAACGGCTTTCAGAGAGGTGGGCTTTGGTGGCATCAAGTGTGAATAGTCAAGAACAGACACAATTAAGAAGAACCTCAAGCACCTTAAGCGAGGTGCTTGCCATTCCTGAGATAAACAGAGAAGGAAGCCAAGAGGACCTTGCTCATTCTAGCAGCAAGCTGTCCAGTGGAGAAGATGACCTGAAAGTAGTAACATTCTCATCCACATTTGAGACAACATATGAAGATGCTAGGGAGACTTCCCATAGGAACTTAACAAGATCAAAGTCTGTCCCAACTTCACCTTCAGCTTGTGAAATTGCAGAGTTCAATGGGAAAATCTCTAGTTCCTTGATCGGCAAACTCATTGTTCAGCCAGAGGTTCCCAAGTCAAATAAAAAGAAGTTTTCTTTCAAGAATAAGGTCTCAAAACTTCTCTTCTCTAAAAGCAAGAAATCAAACGGACAGAAGCCCCTTAAATCTCCCTCAGTTGGTGATGACCAAGGACAATGCAGTTGTTCCAATGGTAGTGATGCAAGTAATGATTATTTATTACCATCTGTTAATGATACTCTTTCAGCACGGATTAAGCTAGTTACCACTGATAGAATGAGCCATGGATCAACTGAAGAGACACCATTTCGTAAGGTGATACATTCCGCTCCTGCATTTCTTTCCTATTCTTTTGTTTATTCTTCTCAAGTTTGCTTAGTAAACCTATACATGTTCCTGTTAACTTACAgaagaataataattaaattatggTGCATATGTTATGCATTCTGTTATCTCTCTTTCTGACTCTAGATTTAATTATAATGGTTACAAGATGGGAATGCATCAACACATTTATATTATGCTTCTCCTTGGACATGTAGCTGCATTGTCAGATCCTTCTCTGCTACTCTTAAAATCATGGTGTAAAAAATCTGCAGGGTGTTCTTTCTCTTGGGATGCCTGGAACATTTGGGAACTTTGTTCAGAGCCAGGACCAGTCCTgccaaatttcattttcagaaacACCATTAGTGGATCATGTTAATAATGGTTTGTCGCAGTCCTCTGGAAGTATCATTGCTGAATGTCCGCGTAAGTATCATGTACCGAATTCTACTGATACATTTGAGTTCCCTAACAAAACTATCATGTTTTTTTGCCTTGCCCTTCAGAAGCACTGTCACGGTCTCCGCCGATCGGGTCGGTTGCTCGTTCGTTGTCATGGAGTAGCTCCTACTTGGACATAACATCTGCAACAACCTTAAAGCCATCTGTGAAATTCTCCAAGGCGGACGAAGAACATGAGCAATTTGTTTTCGTTAACAAGCTGATATCATCTGTTGGCATGGACGACAACAAGAGCACGATTTTTGGCGGATGGCATTCGCTCGACAGTCCTCTTAATCCATCTCTACTGTACGAGTCTTTGCAGATAGAAGACGAGGAAGATAAGTGCAGGGAGAGGCAATCGCACTGGAGGCTTC
Above is a genomic segment from Musa acuminata AAA Group cultivar baxijiao chromosome BXJ3-4, Cavendish_Baxijiao_AAA, whole genome shotgun sequence containing:
- the LOC135582079 gene encoding uncharacterized protein LOC135582079 isoform X2; this translates as MGRVINTFDLSAGMDRSKLLAERPQRDVIRNCSHVVTKPIYPVEMEIEGKQIISEQRISSPNKKSGGTTIKMLMAQEIYDDTESRHNPPSVVARLMGLDSTPFQQSDTVDGKIRNNDYLCNGLTGEFQHHQQQECEIRSFSHEKDCRDVYEVWQQPSKNILVKEQSPQKVKYDENSYQRRMTLVQKKFMQAKQLATDGKLLDSKEFQDAVEVLNSNRDLFLKFLEKPNSLFKKHLFEHQSFPLPSPTTSVTVLKPSNTTERKGNKSMARQLLRDSDGSVRKVNKHFWSSSFSGPKGQNFSQQTRIVVLKPSPGKPYNTKTKLSNNSPTMSGGQNSTGALATDELVSSREISKGITCRMGESLNSNIRDEPLFSSTPLNGYIGDENSFNRSDGEDIEDEVGSLRDSKIASPATVYSCDYINKIGSPFSALSFSRASHSSESSVFTEAKKRLSERWALVASSVNSQEQTQLRRTSSTLSEVLAIPEINREGSQEDLAHSSSKLSSGEDDLKVVTFSSTFETTYEDARETSHRNLTRSKSVPTSPSACEIAEFNGKISSSLIGKLIVQPEVPKSNKKKFSFKNKVSKLLFSKSKKSNGQKPLKSPSVGDDQGQCSCSNGSDASNDYLLPSVNDTLSARIKLVTTDRMSHGSTEETPFRKGVLSLGMPGTFGNFVQSQDQSCQISFSETPLVDHVNNGLSQSSGSIIAECPQALSRSPPIGSVARSLSWSSSYLDITSATTLKPSVKFSKADEEHEQFVFVNKLISSVGMDDNKSTIFGGWHSLDSPLNPSLLYESLQIEDEEDKCRERQSHWRLLFDFVNAALLDISQSILLTACPWKTAGTSVAEVWSLVRNKLSGDTKSGNGGIEVDRLVKEEVGGRQWTESRWLEGYELSKEISEKVLEELVEEAVSGLSCH
- the LOC135582079 gene encoding uncharacterized protein LOC135582079 isoform X1 gives rise to the protein MSYEFLHLHRGRQFISHNALSSSVYNVFVSCTIGNVDPVIRNCSHVVTKPIYPVEMEIEGKQIISEQRISSPNKKSGGTTIKMLMAQEIYDDTESRHNPPSVVARLMGLDSTPFQQSDTVDGKIRNNDYLCNGLTGEFQHHQQQECEIRSFSHEKDCRDVYEVWQQPSKNILVKEQSPQKVKYDENSYQRRMTLVQKKFMQAKQLATDGKLLDSKEFQDAVEVLNSNRDLFLKFLEKPNSLFKKHLFEHQSFPLPSPTTSVTVLKPSNTTERKGNKSMARQLLRDSDGSVRKVNKHFWSSSFSGPKGQNFSQQTRIVVLKPSPGKPYNTKTKLSNNSPTMSGGQNSTGALATDELVSSREISKGITCRMGESLNSNIRDEPLFSSTPLNGYIGDENSFNRSDGEDIEDEVGSLRDSKIASPATVYSCDYINKIGSPFSALSFSRASHSSESSVFTEAKKRLSERWALVASSVNSQEQTQLRRTSSTLSEVLAIPEINREGSQEDLAHSSSKLSSGEDDLKVVTFSSTFETTYEDARETSHRNLTRSKSVPTSPSACEIAEFNGKISSSLIGKLIVQPEVPKSNKKKFSFKNKVSKLLFSKSKKSNGQKPLKSPSVGDDQGQCSCSNGSDASNDYLLPSVNDTLSARIKLVTTDRMSHGSTEETPFRKGVLSLGMPGTFGNFVQSQDQSCQISFSETPLVDHVNNGLSQSSGSIIAECPQALSRSPPIGSVARSLSWSSSYLDITSATTLKPSVKFSKADEEHEQFVFVNKLISSVGMDDNKSTIFGGWHSLDSPLNPSLLYESLQIEDEEDKCRERQSHWRLLFDFVNAALLDISQSILLTACPWKTAGTSVAEVWSLVRNKLSGDTKSGNGGIEVDRLVKEEVGGRQWTESRWLEGYELSKEISEKVLEELVEEAVSGLSCH
- the LOC135582079 gene encoding uncharacterized protein LOC135582079 isoform X4, coding for MGRVINTFDLSAGMDRSKLLAERPQRDVIRNCSHVVTKPIYPVEMEIEGKQIISEQRISSPNKKSGGTTIKMLMAQEIYDDTESRHNPPSVVARLMGLDSTPFQQSDTVDGKIRNNDYLCNGLTGEFQHHQQQECEIRSFSHEKDCRDVYEVWQQPSKNILVKEQSPQKVKYDENSYQRRMTLVQKKFMQAKQLATDGKLLDSKEFQDAVEVLNSNRDLFLKFLEKPNSLFKKHLFEHQSFPLPSPTTSVTVLKPSNTTERKGNKSMARQLLRDSDGSVRKVNKHFWSSSFSGPKGQNFSQQTRIVVLKPSPGKPYNTKTKLSNNSPTMSGGQNSTGALATDELVSSREISKGITCRMGESLNSNIRDEPLFSSTPLNGYIGDENSFNRSDGEDIEDEVGSLRDSKIASPATVYSCDYINKIEAKKRLSERWALVASSVNSQEQTQLRRTSSTLSEVLAIPEINREGSQEDLAHSSSKLSSGEDDLKVVTFSSTFETTYEDARETSHRNLTRSKSVPTSPSACEIAEFNGKISSSLIGKLIVQPEVPKSNKKKFSFKNKVSKLLFSKSKKSNGQKPLKSPSVGDDQGQCSCSNGSDASNDYLLPSVNDTLSARIKLVTTDRMSHGSTEETPFRKGVLSLGMPGTFGNFVQSQDQSCQISFSETPLVDHVNNGLSQSSGSIIAECPQALSRSPPIGSVARSLSWSSSYLDITSATTLKPSVKFSKADEEHEQFVFVNKLISSVGMDDNKSTIFGGWHSLDSPLNPSLLYESLQIEDEEDKCRERQSHWRLLFDFVNAALLDISQSILLTACPWKTAGTSVAEVWSLVRNKLSGDTKSGNGGIEVDRLVKEEVGGRQWTESRWLEGYELSKEISEKVLEELVEEAVSGLSCH
- the LOC135582079 gene encoding uncharacterized protein LOC135582079 isoform X3, whose product is MSYEFLHLHRGRQFISHNALSSSVYNVFVSCTIGNVDPVIRNCSHVVTKPIYPVEMEIEGKQIISEQRISSPNKKSGGTTIKMLMAQEIYDDTESRHNPPSVVARLMGLDSTPFQQSDTVDGKIRNNDYLCNGLTGEFQHHQQQECEIRSFSHEKDCRDVYEVWQQPSKNILVKEQSPQKVKYDENSYQRRMTLVQKKFMQAKQLATDGKLLDSKEFQDAVEVLNSNRDLFLKFLEKPNSLFKKHLFEHQSFPLPSPTTSVTVLKPSNTTERKGNKSMARQLLRDSDGSVRKVNKHFWSSSFSGPKGQNFSQQTRIVVLKPSPGKPYNTKTKLSNNSPTMSGGQNSTGALATDELVSSREISKGITCRMGESLNSNIRDEPLFSSTPLNGYIGDENSFNRSDGEDIEDEVGSLRDSKIASPATVYSCDYINKIEAKKRLSERWALVASSVNSQEQTQLRRTSSTLSEVLAIPEINREGSQEDLAHSSSKLSSGEDDLKVVTFSSTFETTYEDARETSHRNLTRSKSVPTSPSACEIAEFNGKISSSLIGKLIVQPEVPKSNKKKFSFKNKVSKLLFSKSKKSNGQKPLKSPSVGDDQGQCSCSNGSDASNDYLLPSVNDTLSARIKLVTTDRMSHGSTEETPFRKGVLSLGMPGTFGNFVQSQDQSCQISFSETPLVDHVNNGLSQSSGSIIAECPQALSRSPPIGSVARSLSWSSSYLDITSATTLKPSVKFSKADEEHEQFVFVNKLISSVGMDDNKSTIFGGWHSLDSPLNPSLLYESLQIEDEEDKCRERQSHWRLLFDFVNAALLDISQSILLTACPWKTAGTSVAEVWSLVRNKLSGDTKSGNGGIEVDRLVKEEVGGRQWTESRWLEGYELSKEISEKVLEELVEEAVSGLSCH